A DNA window from Staphylococcus warneri contains the following coding sequences:
- a CDS encoding nucleoside hydrolase yields the protein MKKVYFNHDGGVDDLVSLFLLLHMENVELVGVSTIGADCYLEPSLSASIKIINRFSKQKLNVAPSYERGKNPFPKDWRMHAFFMDALPILNEKVANAESKENTLEAYEDIIDKLKKADDKLILLFTGPLTDLAKALKTDPTIENKIEKLVWMGGTFLEKGNVEEPEHDGTAEWNAFWDPEAVKIVFDSKIKIDMVALESTNQVPLTLDVRQRWADERHFTGIDFLGVSYAAVPPLTHFVTNSTYFLWDVLTTAYVGNPKLTKSVKLNVDVIAHGPSQGRTVQRDNGREINMINYVERNKFFNYIGDLAKRAN from the coding sequence ATGAAAAAAGTTTATTTTAATCATGATGGTGGCGTCGATGATTTAGTATCATTATTTTTACTTTTACATATGGAAAATGTAGAACTAGTTGGGGTTAGTACAATAGGAGCAGATTGCTACTTAGAACCATCTTTAAGCGCATCTATCAAAATAATTAATCGATTTTCGAAGCAAAAACTTAATGTTGCACCTTCTTATGAAAGAGGGAAAAACCCATTTCCAAAAGATTGGAGAATGCATGCTTTTTTCATGGATGCATTACCGATTCTAAATGAAAAAGTGGCCAATGCTGAGTCAAAAGAAAATACACTTGAAGCATACGAAGATATTATAGATAAACTTAAAAAAGCAGACGATAAGCTAATTCTATTATTTACAGGACCACTAACAGATTTAGCCAAAGCTTTAAAAACCGATCCCACAATCGAAAATAAAATTGAAAAACTTGTGTGGATGGGTGGTACATTTTTAGAAAAAGGAAACGTTGAAGAACCTGAACATGATGGTACCGCAGAATGGAATGCTTTCTGGGATCCAGAAGCAGTTAAAATAGTATTTGATAGTAAAATTAAAATAGATATGGTTGCACTAGAAAGTACAAACCAAGTCCCATTAACTTTAGATGTAAGACAACGATGGGCTGATGAACGTCATTTTACGGGTATTGACTTCTTAGGAGTGAGTTATGCAGCGGTGCCTCCATTAACTCATTTTGTTACTAATTCAACTTATTTCTTATGGGATGTACTGACAACAGCTTATGTTGGAAATCCAAAATTAACTAAATCAGTAAAACTAAATGTAGATGTGATTGCTCATGGTCCGAGTCAAGGCAGAACTGTTCAACGTGATAATGGTAGAGAGATTAATATGATCAATTACGTAGAACGTAATAAGTTCTTTAACTATATAGGAGACTTAGCTAAACGAGCGAACTAA
- a CDS encoding acyl-CoA dehydrogenase family protein, producing MGQSLLVQTELQRKWIDKFKAVEEQFKSYAENNDIESRFPYENVQWLIDEGYTLLTLPKAYGGEGGTIEDMVILQTHLARIDGATALSIGWHLSVVGQLYEQQLWEQDLLDEFAEEVKKGALVNRAVSEAETGSPTRGGRPATNAVKVDDGYVLNGVKTFTSMSKALTHFVVGAYVEELGQVGFFLVPRDFEGLEIADNWNMIGMRATESHDLVLNDVKIPEQYFVEHQRKPSLNGWILHIPSVYLGIAQAARDYAVDFAKTYSPNSIDGTIAEIPTVQQNLGKMESLLLSARHFLWSTAHGYQLYEKDTDIWNETSASKVLVLNQGLEVVDLAMRIVGAKSLEMERPLQRYYRDMRAGLHNPPMEDMAYTNIAKSITGLM from the coding sequence ATGGGACAATCATTATTAGTCCAAACTGAGTTGCAACGAAAATGGATAGACAAATTTAAGGCTGTAGAAGAGCAATTTAAATCATATGCAGAAAACAATGATATCGAATCACGTTTTCCATATGAAAATGTACAATGGCTCATTGATGAAGGATATACATTATTAACCTTACCTAAAGCATATGGCGGTGAGGGTGGAACAATTGAAGATATGGTTATTCTACAAACACATTTAGCTCGTATCGATGGTGCAACAGCCCTTTCTATTGGTTGGCATTTAAGTGTAGTGGGACAACTTTATGAACAACAACTGTGGGAACAAGATTTGTTAGATGAATTTGCTGAAGAAGTGAAGAAGGGTGCACTCGTTAATCGTGCAGTGAGTGAAGCAGAAACTGGTAGCCCAACACGTGGTGGTCGTCCTGCCACAAACGCAGTCAAAGTTGATGACGGATATGTCTTAAATGGTGTTAAAACATTTACGTCAATGAGTAAGGCATTAACGCACTTTGTGGTAGGTGCTTATGTAGAAGAACTAGGACAAGTAGGTTTCTTTTTAGTTCCTAGAGACTTTGAAGGTTTAGAAATAGCTGATAATTGGAACATGATAGGTATGCGAGCAACTGAAAGTCATGATTTAGTTTTAAATGATGTGAAGATACCTGAACAATATTTTGTAGAACATCAACGTAAGCCATCATTGAATGGATGGATATTGCATATTCCAAGTGTATATTTAGGTATTGCTCAAGCTGCAAGAGACTATGCAGTAGATTTTGCAAAAACATATAGTCCTAATAGCATAGATGGCACAATTGCTGAAATTCCGACAGTACAACAAAATCTAGGTAAAATGGAATCACTTTTATTATCTGCAAGACATTTTCTATGGAGTACTGCTCATGGATATCAATTATATGAGAAAGATACGGATATTTGGAATGAGACATCTGCAAGTAAAGTCTTAGTATTAAATCAAGGCTTGGAAGTGGTAGATTTAGCAATGAGAATTGTTGGTGCTAAGAGTCTAGAGATGGAAAGACCACTACAAAGATATTATCGTGACATGCGAGCAGGACTTCATAATCCTCCAATGGAAGATATGGCATATACTAATATTGCTAAAAGTATTACTGGTTTAATGTAA
- a CDS encoding amino acid ABC transporter substrate-binding protein, whose protein sequence is MKRIKMYLMLTVLVLSVSLLYSCSNDNEQHATKSHPKEIKVALSAEVNPPYLYTDKNNHFIGLDMEYMKLLEKKLPQYDFKYEVGEEESNLVGIGSNKFDMGINWFFKTPEREKQFLYQDVPYSYALPMLAVNKKNNDIHQLSDLTQKRLTPMAPSGGLFSILKQYNQTHDKKIDIDTIQSPSNGDNLKMVGNGRRDAMFLNWNTYKAVQDKVHEDVKIGGIVKKEPLHIVYNKDNQQLHDDIDQATRELKKEGKLQQLSQKYFDINVFEDLNKINRHKNQLEVH, encoded by the coding sequence GTGAAACGTATAAAAATGTATCTCATGTTAACCGTTCTCGTATTAAGTGTCTCTCTTCTTTATTCATGCTCTAATGATAATGAGCAACATGCAACGAAATCACATCCAAAAGAAATTAAAGTCGCACTTTCAGCTGAAGTTAACCCACCCTATCTGTATACTGATAAAAACAATCATTTTATAGGGTTAGATATGGAATATATGAAACTATTAGAGAAGAAATTACCGCAGTATGATTTTAAATATGAGGTTGGCGAAGAAGAATCTAATTTAGTAGGTATTGGTTCTAATAAGTTTGATATGGGCATTAATTGGTTCTTTAAAACGCCTGAAAGAGAGAAGCAGTTTTTATACCAAGATGTGCCGTATAGTTACGCACTACCTATGCTCGCAGTTAATAAGAAGAATAATGATATACATCAACTCAGTGACTTAACTCAAAAAAGGTTAACACCTATGGCTCCAAGTGGTGGTTTATTTTCAATTTTAAAACAATATAATCAGACTCATGATAAAAAGATAGATATAGATACGATTCAATCACCTTCTAACGGTGACAACTTGAAGATGGTTGGTAATGGCCGTCGTGACGCTATGTTTCTAAATTGGAATACATATAAAGCTGTTCAAGACAAAGTTCACGAAGACGTTAAGATTGGTGGCATCGTTAAAAAAGAACCGCTTCATATTGTTTACAATAAAGATAACCAACAATTACATGATGATATCGATCAAGCGACACGTGAATTAAAAAAAGAAGGCAAACTTCAACAATTATCTCAGAAATACTTTGACATCAATGTATTCGAAGATTTAAACAAGATTAATCGACATAAGAATCAATTGGAGGTGCATTAG
- a CDS encoding amino acid ABC transporter ATP-binding protein has product MIKVEHLSHFYHSNQVLKDISFSQQRGSVTAIIGPSGSGKTTLLRTLNALAIPSKGHITIDDYQFNAEQHNKKDISHLRQQSAMVFQNYQLFKNKTVLENITEGLIYGQGKNKKEAIHIAEEHLRMVNLIAHKDKYPIQLSGGQSQRVGIVRALALNPKVLLLDEPTSALDPESIQSILNLIKNIAQQGMTMVIVTHEISFAKAIADQILFIDNGELIKQGTPNDVLHQPSNDRIQRFIQRIKTEEDAT; this is encoded by the coding sequence TTGATCAAAGTAGAACATTTATCTCATTTTTACCATTCAAATCAAGTGCTTAAAGATATTAGTTTTTCACAACAAAGGGGATCAGTGACAGCTATTATAGGCCCTAGTGGTTCTGGGAAGACCACTTTACTTCGTACATTGAATGCACTTGCTATTCCGTCAAAAGGTCACATCACTATTGATGACTATCAGTTCAATGCAGAGCAGCACAATAAAAAAGATATTTCACACCTGAGACAACAATCAGCAATGGTCTTTCAAAATTATCAACTGTTTAAAAATAAAACAGTACTCGAAAATATAACTGAAGGTCTCATATATGGCCAAGGTAAGAATAAAAAAGAAGCTATACATATCGCTGAAGAACATTTGCGTATGGTGAATTTGATAGCACATAAGGATAAATATCCAATTCAACTTTCCGGAGGTCAAAGCCAACGTGTAGGCATCGTACGCGCACTTGCACTTAATCCCAAAGTCTTACTATTAGATGAACCTACTTCAGCATTAGATCCTGAGTCGATTCAAAGTATTTTAAACTTAATCAAAAATATCGCACAACAAGGTATGACGATGGTTATAGTGACGCATGAAATTAGTTTTGCCAAAGCGATTGCCGATCAAATTTTGTTTATTGATAATGGGGAATTGATTAAACAAGGCACACCTAACGATGTTTTACATCAGCCTAGTAATGATCGCATCCAACGTTTTATCCAAAGAATTAAAACAGAGGAGGATGCAACGTGA
- a CDS encoding ABC transporter substrate-binding protein: MKKLLLPLIALVLLLAACGNNSGNGSKESDKKAETKSYKTDDGKKIDIPKNPKRIAVVAPSYAGGVKKLGGNVVAVSNQVDQSDVLKDKFKGVTKVGDDDVEKVAKEKPDLIIVLDQNKSIKKYKKIAATVPFNYAKHNYLEQQEELGKLLGKEDAVKKWEKEWKDQTAKDGKEIKDKIGEDKTVTIFDEFDKKLYTYGDHWGRGGEILYQAFGLKMPKAVDDLTKKAGFAEVKQEKVDKYAGDYIVSTSEGKATPAYEKTNMWKNLPAVKDGKVIKVKAETYWYNDPYSLDFMRKDLKKKLMDTK; the protein is encoded by the coding sequence ATGAAAAAATTATTATTACCTTTAATAGCATTAGTGTTGTTATTAGCTGCATGTGGTAACAATTCAGGGAATGGCTCTAAAGAGTCTGATAAAAAGGCAGAAACAAAATCTTACAAAACGGATGATGGGAAAAAAATTGATATTCCTAAAAATCCAAAACGTATTGCTGTTGTTGCACCATCATATGCTGGTGGCGTAAAAAAATTAGGTGGTAACGTTGTAGCAGTAAGTAACCAAGTTGATCAAAGTGATGTTTTAAAAGATAAATTTAAAGGTGTTACTAAAGTTGGTGACGACGATGTTGAGAAAGTTGCTAAAGAAAAACCAGATTTAATTATTGTATTAGATCAAAATAAGAGTATCAAAAAATACAAGAAAATTGCAGCAACTGTGCCATTTAACTATGCAAAACATAATTATTTAGAACAACAAGAAGAACTAGGTAAACTACTAGGTAAAGAAGATGCAGTTAAAAAATGGGAAAAAGAATGGAAAGATCAAACTGCTAAAGATGGTAAAGAAATCAAAGATAAAATTGGTGAAGACAAAACTGTAACTATCTTTGATGAATTTGATAAGAAATTATATACTTATGGCGACCATTGGGGCCGTGGTGGAGAAATTCTATATCAAGCATTTGGTTTGAAAATGCCTAAAGCAGTTGATGATTTAACTAAAAAAGCAGGATTTGCTGAAGTGAAACAAGAAAAAGTTGATAAATATGCTGGCGATTACATTGTTTCAACAAGTGAAGGCAAAGCAACACCAGCTTATGAAAAAACTAATATGTGGAAAAACTTACCAGCAGTTAAAGACGGTAAAGTGATTAAAGTGAAAGCAGAAACATACTGGTATAATGATCCGTATAGCTTAGACTTTATGCGTAAAGATTTAAAGAAAAAATTAATGGATACTAAATAA
- a CDS encoding amino acid ABC transporter permease, translated as MSATQWLDLFNQVVQQLPITLIMIICALILATILGLILTIIRIKQVPYLSTCVRIYQSFMRSTPLLLQLFLVYFALPQFLLIFHININHFDRLFFIILAFSLHSAAYLSEVFRAGYLSVDYRQIEAGLSVGLSYPRILKDIIIPQALRNSIPNLTTQIIELIKDTSLAFTIGIIDMMGQVQLIIGNNYGLGMLEVYIVISIIYWLLALIIQGTFTIISKISEKPYQV; from the coding sequence ATGTCTGCTACACAATGGCTAGATTTATTTAATCAAGTCGTCCAACAATTGCCAATTACGTTAATCATGATTATATGTGCACTCATTTTAGCAACTATACTAGGTTTAATCCTTACTATAATACGTATAAAACAAGTGCCCTATCTATCAACATGTGTGAGAATCTACCAATCATTTATGAGAAGCACACCACTTCTCCTTCAATTATTTTTAGTTTATTTTGCATTACCTCAATTTCTGTTAATATTTCATATCAATATCAATCATTTTGATCGATTATTTTTCATTATTTTAGCATTCAGTCTACACAGCGCAGCCTATTTATCTGAAGTATTTCGAGCAGGTTATTTATCAGTGGATTATCGTCAAATTGAAGCTGGTCTTTCAGTAGGATTAAGTTATCCAAGAATCTTGAAAGACATCATTATACCGCAAGCATTAAGAAACAGTATTCCCAATTTAACAACCCAAATCATTGAACTAATTAAAGATACATCATTAGCTTTCACTATTGGCATTATAGATATGATGGGACAAGTTCAACTAATTATTGGAAATAATTATGGGTTAGGTATGTTAGAAGTCTATATTGTGATTTCTATAATCTATTGGTTACTAGCATTAATCATTCAGGGAACATTTACAATTATCAGTAAAATTTCAGAAAAGCCTTATCAAGTTTAA